One window from the genome of Vespula pensylvanica isolate Volc-1 chromosome 19, ASM1446617v1, whole genome shotgun sequence encodes:
- the LOC122635745 gene encoding ubiquitin-conjugating enzyme E2 J2, which translates to MVRMNKKPNSATARLKQDYLRLKKDPVPYVLAEPVPSNILEWHYVVKGPEKTPYEGGFYHGKLIFPGEFPFQPPSIYMTTPNGRFKVNTKLCLSNTDFHPDTWNPAWSVSTILTGLLSFMIEKSPTFGSITTTDYEKRELAMQSLEYNLRDKMFCELFPETVEVIKAELERRKELEKQARHQSTASEVSSLIRDQLHREQSPLHGAITNLVVLIGFAAFAFIVKYVLRSIATEYSKSE; encoded by the exons ATGgtaagaatgaataaaaaaccTAACAGTGCAACAGCTCGCTTAAAGCAGGATTACTTACGTCTTAAAAAGGATCCTGTCCCATATGTTTTGGCAGAACCGGTACCTTCTAATATATTAGAATg gCACTATGTAGTTAAAGGACCAGAAAAGACACCGTACGAAGGAGGATTTTATCACGGAAAGCTTATATTTCCTGGAGAATTTCCATTCCAACCTCCTAGCATTTATATGACTACTCCAAATGGTCGATTTAAAGTTAATACAAAACTTTGTTTATCAAACACCGATTTTCATCCTGATACATGGAATCCTGCTTGGAGTGTATCTACCATTCTTACAGGATTGCTTAGTTTTAtg ATTGAAAAGAGCCCGACTTTCGGCAGTATTACTACAACAGATTATGAAAAAAGGGAGTTAGCAATGCAAAGTTTGGAATATAACCTACGCGACAAAATGTTTTGCGAATTATTTCCAGAAACGGTTGaa GTTATAAAAGCGGAATTAGAACGCAGAAAAGAATTAGAGAAACAAGCAAGGCATCAGTCTACCGCTTCAGAAGTTTCTTCCTTAATACGAGATCAACTACATAGAGAACAAAGTCCGTTACATGGTGCGATTACTAATCTCGTCGTTTTGATCGGTTTTGCAGCATTTGCTTTCATAGTAAAATATGTATTGAGGAGCATTGCCACAGAATATAGTAAAAGTGAGTAA
- the LOC122635780 gene encoding transmembrane protein 98-like encodes MSSPVSISNSASLTGTNGMETVVAVALGALAAVFLGALLVLLVICRRQRCYYNQKDSPDLSSDLLEGENNPGLGLGTWESEEWLAGAERWVDDATGLAPPCIAVLRSCHALAASLTAIAGTVNSNTVPLEIVDVARRIPPRVDDVVRSLYPPLDARLLEARVAALVLAVTHLALVTKHGVPKSQARKLTFIDQALNDMDSHLLILRNAALAQEAVCSIPASTSV; translated from the exons atgagTTCACCAGTGTCAATAAGTAATTCTGCTTCCCTGACTGGTACTAATGGAATGGAaacagtagtagcagtagcacTTGGCGCGCTTGCTGCTGTTTTTCTTGGTGCTCTTTTGGTACTCCTTGTCATTTGTCGTAGACAACGTTGTTATTAT aatcaAAAAGATTCGCCAGATCTCAGTTCCGATTTGTTAGAAGGAGAGAATAATCCTGGATTAGGTTTGGGTACTTGGGAAAGTGAAGAATGGCTCGCTGGTGCTGAaag aTGGGTTGACGATGCTACTGGCTTAGCACCTCCTTGTATCGCGGTACTTCGTTCTTGTCATGCTTTGGCAGCAAGTCTTACTGCTATTGCAGGAACAGTGAATAGTAATACAGTACCGTTGGAAATAGTAGAC gTCGCTAGAAGGATTCCACCTCGTGTTGATGACGTAGTTCGAAGTTTATATCCACCTTTGGATGCAAGACTATTGGAAGCCAGAGTAGCTGCATTGGTATTAGCTGTTACTCATTTAGCATTAGTGACTAAACATGGTGTTCCCAAAAGTCAAGCTAGAAAATTAACATTCATAGATCAGGCATTGAACGACATGGATTCacatttgttaattttaagaAATGCTGCGTTAGCGCAAGAGGCTGTATGTTCTATCCCAGCTTCTACATcggtataa